One segment of Asterias rubens chromosome 2, eAstRub1.3, whole genome shotgun sequence DNA contains the following:
- the LOC117307464 gene encoding uncharacterized protein LOC117307464, with translation MPRSSKRPAAPAAVTETAATKRRRGRPATRSSATRTTATPAAGVLPTSASNAAASAPPPPTTTAPSTTPACGGNVMADGVPPSTVTVPPTAVTVHGAVVPPTTNGESFNTPIIVSSVSASLAGLDSAPLHSVCDDIGATVPLALQEKIWKGEFVEFGSLLRPARHSENDCVFMVGTHESPAWQLRPHKQTQRITSIEQWTSAFLIFASIFLQRHPGQARHLLKYADIVRSAAFRRTGFGWRDYDVNFRLRQARVPSRSWATIDAELWLMLVGAPGQPQNVRSFGSRGSFRQQDHSPSSFGSRRATQREPGSSTCHDYNRGQCFRPACRYTHKCAICSSVGHPASNCRGSRTRGPAVSANPNSAQ, from the coding sequence ATGCCTCGTTCGAGTAAGCGGCCAGCTGCCCCTGCAGCAGTTACGGAGACAGCCGCGACTAAGCGCCGAAGGGGACGGCCTGCTACCCGCTCATCGGCCACCAGGACAACCGCTACTCCCGCGGCTGGTGTTTTGCCAACATCGGCTTCCAATGCCGCTGCTTCGGCACCACCGCCGCCCACGACGACGGCCCCGTCGACGACACCAGCTTGTGGAGGGAATGTCATGGCGGATGGGGTACCTCCATCGACGGTTACGGTTCCACCAACGGCAGTGACGGTGCATGGGGCAGTCGTGCCGCCGACAACAAACGGTGAGTCTTTCAATACACCAATAATTGTAAGTTCCGTTAGCGCGTCGCTTGCTGGGCTAGATAGCGCGCCACTGCACAGCGTCTGTGACGATATTGGGGCCACCGTGCCCTTAGCGTTGCAAgaaaaaatttggaagggcgaGTTTGTGGAGTTCGGGTCCCTTTTGCGACCTGCTCGTCATTCCGAAAATGACTGCGTGTTCATGGTTGGGACGCACGAGTCACCGGCTTGGCAACTGCGGCCGCATAAGCAGACCCAACGGATCACGTCCATTGAGCAATGGACATCGGCATTTTTGATTTTTGCTTCCATTTTTCTGCAGCGTCATCCTGGTCAAGCACGGCATCTTTTGAAGTATGCTGACATTGTTCGATCAGCGGCATTTCGTCGTACTGGCTTTGGCTGGCGTGACTACGACGTCAATTTCAGGCTTAGGCAGGCTCGTGTGCCATCTCGTTCATGGGCTACCATTGATGCGGAGCTTTGGCTCATGTTGGTTGGTGCGCCGGGGCAGCCCCAAAATGTTCGTTCCTTCGGGAGTCGAGGCTCATTTCGGCAGCAAGACCACAGTCCCAGTAGTTTCGGGTCCCGCCGGGCAACGCAACGGGAGCCTGGATCTAGCACCTGTCACGATTACAACCGTGGCCAGTGTTTTCGTCCAGCCTGTCGTTACACCCACAAATGCGCAATCTGCTCCTCCGTCGGTCACCCAGCCAGTAATTGCCGAGGTTCTCGCACCCGCGGGCCTGCAGTTAGCGCAAACCCCAATTCTGCTCAGTAA
- the LOC117307465 gene encoding uncharacterized protein LOC117307465, with the protein CSFPFPDGPFSPVGTRGRPRYDPLARQPVERLQLEVQELLQHSLAPRTHSLYRRAWNIYQEFCTLHGFGDPLFSSLQSLVQFIAFLSINGYASTTIASYVSGIASSLRLAGSPDITKHFIVKRLLESSRRLDSRRDLRRPITFSILRRIVPALDSICTNQFEAQLFRAAFLFAFFGFLRVGEFTAKSKHVVSPLRHSDVSLQVAPTGRVVVLNVRFSKTNQYGRGCFITIPECSQGDFALCPVRAAAQFLSVLRPHCSSFFSHFNGDPVTRSQFTAVLQRSLDFVGLGDMRFSSHSFRIGAATSAAMSGIPEADI; encoded by the coding sequence TGCTCTTTCCCGTTTCCAGATGGACCGTTTTCGCCGGTTGGCACCCGGGGCAGACCCCGTTATGACCCCCTTGCCAGGCAACCTGTGGAGCGCCTTCAGCTAGAAGTGCAAGAATTGCTGCAACATTCGTTGGCACCTCGTACCCACTCGCTCTATCGACGGGCCTGGAACATTTACCAGGAATTTTGCACACTGCATGGCTTTGGTGATCCCCTTTTCTCATCTTTACAATCACTTGTTCAATTTATTGCATTTCTGTCAATTAACGGGTATGCTTCTACCACCATTGCGTCTTATGTTTCAGGTATTGCTTCGTCTTTGCGTTTGGCTGGGTCGCCCGACATAAccaaacattttattgttaagCGTCTGTTAGAGAGTAGTAGGCGGCTGGACAGTCGCCGTGACTTACGCCGTCCCATTACTTTCAGTATTTTGCGACGCATTGTGCCTGCTTTGGATTCCATTTGCACTAACCAGTTTGAAGCACAGCTCTTTAGAGCGGCATTTCTGTTCGCTTTCTTTGGGTTTTTACGTGTTGGCGAATTCACTGCCAAGTCTAAGCATGTGGTTTCTCCCCTGAGGCATTCAGATGTTTCCTTGCAGGTTGCGCCCACTGGGCGGGTTGTGGTGCTCAATGTTaggttttcaaaaaccaatcaGTATGGTCGGGGTTGCTTCATTACGATTCCCGAGTGTTCACAGGGCGATTTTGCACTTTGCCCTGTTCGAGCTGCGGCGCAGTTTTTGAGCGTTCTGCGTCCGCATTGCTCAAGCTTCTTTTCACACTTCAATGGGGACCCAGTCACACGCTCCCAATTCACTGCGGTTCTTCAGCGTTCTCTGGATTTTGTTGGTCTTGGTGACATGCGTTTTTCTTCGCATTCATTTCGTATTGGGGCAGCCACCTCTGCAGCAATGTCAGGTATTCCCGAGGCGGATATTTAA